CCAATGGCGAGTTGCATCATTGCCAATCAGTGTTAATGATGAGGACTTGCTGCTACACGTCTTCTGAACCAATCCCACCATCCATGAAACTTGTCCTTCACAAAGTAAATAAGTTAATAAGGTAATAAGTTAGCATGTTATCTGGTCAATAAACTCAACAATATGCAAATAGTTATTCTGTAAGTGAACCGTTCGGAGAACACATTTGCATATTGGTTTAATCTCCAGAACGCTTGGCTTCGATTGGCTCCTGAAGCTCCCGGTGGTGTTGAATCATGGGAGTGAAGGTGTCGTCAGTGTCTTCAGCTTAAAATGAGCTGTCAGTCCAACCAACTTCACACTGCGGCTGAAGACCATCTGCAGACCACAGAAACTTATGAGAGGTAAGAGATGCTGCTTATAATGACACTGCTGAAAGGTTTCTCTATGCCTGTAACAACTGGTGGTTTGAGACAATTCATATTCAGTGACACTTGTTGGTTAGACTGTATTGAAAATAACTGAATAATTCAACTTAATGAAACTGTACAGACTtgtgtagagctgctttatggTTGAAATTGAAATCATAATGATATCTGAAATGACAGATTGCTGAAACTGAAGAAGCTTTTGACACTCATGCTGTTTCCCTCTTCATTACTATGAAGCTGTTTTGTATAAAGTTTTATGAACATGACTTGACAAATCTCAGTAGTTTATTTCACAAACTCTCTATATATACAGATCTTggctgtaaaaaataaataaataaacaagttaACTGGTTGCCTaaacattttgagttcatttaaattaaacatttgagttaatgcaatgaaggtgattggtttaatcaacagaaactcaaaatattatgttatttgaactacattaatttatctaagttggtttaaacaacaaaaaaaaaaaatgttatgataTCAAATCATGAAATTGATTTGTACTGTTCAAATATTTCCATTGTATAGAagatttttgttctttaaatattttcttatatTTCAAAGCAACACCACataatgtgacaacatgccccactGTAGATGTCAAAGTTTGTTTAAATGAACTGTAACaatcatgttttaatgttttaactcaaatatatttttttaacaaaagaaGATTTTGTTGCATTTTGAGAGATCGTCACATGTGATGTTAATGCAGCTGCAGGTATACAAGTGCTttaattaggggccaagcaccaaaGGTGCGTAGGCAACTATTATATCCGTtggtcttcttcttcttcttcttcttcagctggatgtctatggcagcccatagaaccgctttcGGGAGatttatgaaatttggcacactgatagaggCCAGGCTGAACTAtcaccatagcaaatttggagtctataactcaatccctctagcgccaccgaCAGTCCAAACGTGCACTTCAAGATTTCAAGATTTCCTATGAAAATTTTTACttccattttgaattttcagaaaaacttacttttttaaactCCTAAGCCGTTGCTCTGATTTTCACGAAAAGTTAAGCAGAATCTTCAGAACgtgctgacaaaaagttgaggaattcaagttgatttgtCAAACCATTTTCGAAAAATGTGTGAACGAATTTTACGTAgagcttgcgaaaatagacgtAAGGCTCTATCTCCTCAAAGcatttatcatattcagaccaaacttggtccATGTCATCACTAGCATGACCTGAGGTTACATGCTGCGTTTCGGcgcagcaccacctactggtccggagatttgataaatggctatttttgcttataacttctgaatggtttgtccaaATGGTTTGTAGATTTGGGGCGTTATGCCAAAtcaaatgatatccaatttaCCCATATcggaaattttaaattttatagtATAATGCTGTATTATACAAGAGCATGAACGTATCAGATCAGCGCCAACTagtggtgattttttttttttttttacatgcataTAACTTTGGATGTTGTTGACTTATCAAGTGAAAGCTGTTTAAGTGCCGTTTGGCTTCATGTGTAAGGGACCAGAAAAGCACACAGCAGAGTTTGATTGTATGGTTTGGTTGCATTTAATCACTGTTTGTGTTTCAGCGGTTGGTCTGAGCACACGGAGAGGACAATGGCAATCACAGAGCTGTTCAGATACATCAACTCCTCTCTGCTCATCAGCCACCGGCCGCTGAACGCCTCGCCGGCCGAGCAGACGGTCTACGCCGGCTGTGCACACATGCCTGCCGTCCTCATCTTCTACCTGGTGCTGCAGTTcatcaacatgttcctgggcaTCCCGGCCAACATCATGGTTCTTTGGCTCATCCATAAGAATAAGGGCGACTCCTCCACCTCAGACATCTTCATCGTCCATCTGGCTGTGCTGGACACTTTCTTCTGCCTCATTCCTCCACTGGAACTGGCCAACCTCGTCTATCTGACCACCAGCAGCACCTGGTACGTCCTGCGCTTCTTCTATGGCGTGAAAGACTCGTCGCCGCTCTTCCTGTCTTGCATCTGTCTGGACAGATACATGGCCGTCTGCCATCCCATTACCTTCACCGAACTCAAAGACAAGCGCCATCGCTCTGTGTGTGCCGGAGTCGTGTGGTTCATCACCTTGGTTTAC
This DNA window, taken from Megalobrama amblycephala isolate DHTTF-2021 linkage group LG4, ASM1881202v1, whole genome shotgun sequence, encodes the following:
- the LOC125266152 gene encoding uracil nucleotide/cysteinyl leukotriene receptor-like: MSCQSNQLHTAAEDHLQTTETYESGWSEHTERTMAITELFRYINSSLLISHRPLNASPAEQTVYAGCAHMPAVLIFYLVLQFINMFLGIPANIMVLWLIHKNKGDSSTSDIFIVHLAVLDTFFCLIPPLELANLVYLTTSSTWYVLRFFYGVKDSSPLFLSCICLDRYMAVCHPITFTELKDKRHRSVCAGVVWFITLVYAAAKCVGSIPNFEKVFTVMILAAFAFMLFCNISILWALRQSAPGRDERHPVKKKAFKMVIIILAIIVFNYFPPVALFPFQDYFSPAVFHCYIHYIAFGFMDISSSIQPVLYLSREKLPKVPLCCSKNTECADDPVFTVNQ